Proteins found in one Mangifera indica cultivar Alphonso chromosome 15, CATAS_Mindica_2.1, whole genome shotgun sequence genomic segment:
- the LOC123197564 gene encoding uncharacterized protein LOC123197564 yields MGIIRSSFSFMVGTVCGIYVAQNYKVPNIKKLANDVLLMAKRTEETYRKPKRRGDED; encoded by the coding sequence ATGGGGATCATAAGAAGCAGTTTCTCGTTTATGGTAGGGACGGTGTGTGGGATTTACGTTGCTCAAAACTATAAAGTTCCGAACATCAAGAAGCTTGCTAACGACGTGCTTCTCATGGCGAAGCGCACTGAAGAGACGTATCGCAAGCCCAAGAGGAGAGGCGATGAAGATTAG